In the genome of Metabacillus litoralis, the window ATTTAAGTCAGGTTATTACAAAGAATAGTCTTCAAAAAGGAATAGAATCTGCATTGGAAATGACTAATCGTCAAATCGTATCCTTGGAGGAATAACTAATGAATGCTAGAATACCGATCTTAAAGCTTCATAATTGTTTGCTTATCTCAATTCAGTGGGAGTTAGATGACCAAACAGCTCTACAATTTCAGGAAGATCTTCTTCATAAGATACATGAGACAGGTGCAAATGGGGTTGTTATTGATTTAACATCAGTTGATGTTATCGATTCTTTCATCGCAAAGGTCCTGGGTGATGTAATTAGTATGTCGAAGCTTATGGGAGCAAAAGTTGTATTAACAGGAATACAGCCTGCTGTTGCCATTACATTAATTGAGTTAGGCATCCAGCTTGAGGATGTACAAACAGCTTTAGACCTAGAAAAAGGGCTTGAAACATTACAGCGGGAGTTGGGGGAGTAAAAAATGGAAAA includes:
- a CDS encoding STAS domain-containing protein; the encoded protein is MNARIPILKLHNCLLISIQWELDDQTALQFQEDLLHKIHETGANGVVIDLTSVDVIDSFIAKVLGDVISMSKLMGAKVVLTGIQPAVAITLIELGIQLEDVQTALDLEKGLETLQRELGE